A stretch of the Orcinus orca chromosome 1, mOrcOrc1.1, whole genome shotgun sequence genome encodes the following:
- the MAB21L3 gene encoding protein mab-21-like 3, producing the protein MKSLMEGNLEDCLLNKVDLRRQWISQTVEEVQKIVHRLTTEISYQDIRFQAVLYSDTYNENIKVLAPTQLLITVPMRGLAGYKEARQQRWRYYTLQGARLPCPLRDPEGLQQWLEVEQFLKSLWQWHEADVNIDGDIVPAKVLQVFRKLVENAIETCHLSGKVSMLMDRPAVRVAVETSTGRVELELTPSVEIPTTWSKKARWPSCLKRWPSAERVQCIKSFGFSLLACSNYHWQLSFLRAERVLLEQLDEDGGCRRKCLQAMRQMKEDVWCPGKRPVITSYHLQTVLFWTCEKYPHPKDWRVFSRAFLRLVRKLHKCVSQHFLKHYFVRKSNLLRYANSGELGALAQKLAFFLQNPQISLP; encoded by the exons ATGAAATCCCTAATGGAAGGAAACTTAGAAGATTGCCTGCTGAATAAG GTGGACTTGAGGCGCCAGTGGATTTCCCAGACGGTGGAAGAGGTGCAGAAAATTGTCCATCGTCTGACCACAGAAATCAGCTACCAAGACATTCGATTTCAAGCCGTCCTTTACTCTGACACGTACAATGAGAACATTAAG GTTTTGGCCCCCACCCAGCTCCTCATCACAGTCCCCATGAGAGGCCTGGCCGGGTACAAGGAGGCCCGGCAGCAGCGCTGGCGCTACTACACCCTGCAGGGCGCCCGGCTGCCCTGCCCCCTGCGGGACCCAGAGGGCCTGCAGCAGTGGCTGGAGGTGGAGCAGTTTCTGAAGAGCCTGTGGCAGTGGCACGAGGCAGATGTGAACATTGACGGAGACATTGTGCCCGCCAAGGTCCTCCAGGTGTTCCGGAAACTGGTCGAAAACGCAATTGAAACCTGTCACCTGTCAG GTAAGGTCAGCATGCTAATGGACCGCCCTGCAGTTCGAGTTGCCGTGGAAACCTCCACAGGTCGGGTGGAACTAGAGCTGACCCCCTCAGTGGAGATCCCCACCACCTGGTCCAAGAAAGCCCGGTGGCCTTCGTGTCTGAAGCGCTGGCCTTCTGCAGAGAGAGTGCAGTGCATCAAG TCATTTGGGTTTAGCTTGTTGGCCTgttcaaactatcactggcagcTGAGCTTCTTGCGGGCTGAACGGGTGCTGCTGGAGCAGCTGGATGAGGACGGGGGCTGCCGCAGGAAGTGTCTTCAGGCCATGAGGCAGATGAAGGAGGACGTCTGGTGTCCAGGGAAAAGACCTGTGATCACATCCTACCACCTTCAG ACAGTGCTCTTCTGGACTTGTGAGAAGTATCCCCACCCAAAGGACTGGCGGGTCTTCAGCAGGGCGTTCCTGCGCCTGGTAAGGAAGCTGCACAAGTGCGTGAGCCAGCACTTTCTGAAACACTACTTCGTGCGGAAGAGCAACCTCCTGCGGTACGCCAATTCAGGCGAGCTGGGGGCCCTGGCCCAGAAGCTGGCCTTCTTCCTGCAGAACCCCCAGATCAGCCTGCCCTGA